A single region of the Streptomyces sp. AM 4-1-1 genome encodes:
- a CDS encoding metallophosphoesterase has product MRARYGVPLKITAVGAALGAAGLAYAAGFEARSFRLRRVTVPVLPHGARPLRVLQVSDIHMVSGQRKKRAWLQSLAGLRPDFVVNTGDNLSDPEAVPEVLDALGPLMEFPGVYVFGSNDYYGPKLRNPARYLLEKVEGKHGLNGNAPAVGAVHNPWEPMRDAFDAAGWVGLSNTRGRLKLDGFEIAFTGLDDPHIKRDRYAEVSGGPESGADLSIGVVHAPYLRSLDAFTADGYPLILAGHTHGGQLCIPFYGALVTNCDLDTDRVKGLSAHEANGNRAYLHVSAGCGTNRYTPVRFACPPEATLLTLTAGE; this is encoded by the coding sequence ATGCGCGCACGGTACGGAGTTCCCCTGAAAATCACGGCAGTCGGCGCAGCGCTCGGCGCGGCCGGTCTTGCCTACGCCGCGGGCTTCGAGGCCCGCTCCTTCCGGCTCCGACGGGTCACGGTACCCGTACTCCCGCACGGGGCGCGGCCGTTGCGGGTGCTCCAGGTCTCCGACATCCACATGGTGAGCGGACAGCGCAAGAAGCGCGCCTGGCTGCAGTCCCTGGCGGGTCTGCGTCCCGACTTCGTCGTGAACACCGGCGACAACCTCTCCGACCCGGAGGCCGTACCGGAGGTGCTGGACGCGCTCGGCCCGCTGATGGAGTTCCCGGGGGTGTACGTCTTCGGGTCGAACGACTACTACGGCCCCAAGCTCCGCAACCCGGCCCGCTATCTCCTGGAGAAGGTCGAGGGCAAGCACGGCCTCAACGGGAACGCCCCGGCGGTCGGCGCGGTCCACAACCCGTGGGAGCCGATGCGGGACGCCTTCGACGCGGCGGGCTGGGTGGGCCTCTCCAACACCCGGGGCCGCCTCAAGCTCGACGGTTTCGAGATCGCCTTCACCGGCCTGGACGACCCGCACATCAAGCGGGACAGGTACGCGGAGGTCTCGGGCGGCCCGGAGAGCGGCGCGGACCTCTCCATCGGCGTGGTCCACGCCCCGTACCTGCGCTCGCTGGACGCGTTCACGGCGGACGGCTACCCCTTGATCCTGGCGGGCCACACGCACGGCGGCCAGCTCTGCATCCCGTTCTACGGTGCCCTGGTCACCAACTGCGACCTGGACACGGACCGGGTGAAGGGCCTCTCCGCCCACGAGGCGAACGGCAACCGCGCCTACCTCCACGTCTCGGCGGGCTGCGGCACCAACCGCTACACGC
- a CDS encoding GatB/YqeY domain-containing protein, whose amino-acid sequence MTTLKSKLKEDLTTAIRARDELTSSTLRLTLTEITKEEVGGKAARELSDDEVQKVIAKEAKKRREAAEAFARGGRTEQAEREKAEGALLDAYLPEQLSDEELGAIVAAAVDEAKAGGAEGPRAMGAVMKIVNPKVAGRAEGGRVSAEVKRLLAGG is encoded by the coding sequence ATGACCACGCTCAAGTCCAAGCTCAAGGAAGACCTCACCACGGCCATCAGGGCGCGTGACGAGCTGACCTCGTCCACGCTCCGGCTGACTCTCACCGAGATCACCAAGGAGGAGGTCGGCGGCAAGGCGGCGCGCGAACTCTCCGACGACGAGGTGCAGAAGGTGATCGCCAAGGAGGCCAAGAAGCGCCGCGAGGCGGCCGAGGCGTTCGCACGGGGCGGCCGGACCGAGCAGGCCGAGCGGGAGAAGGCCGAGGGCGCGCTGCTCGACGCCTACCTGCCGGAGCAGCTGTCCGACGAGGAGCTGGGCGCGATCGTGGCGGCGGCCGTCGACGAGGCGAAGGCGGGCGGCGCCGAGGGACCCCGCGCGATGGGTGCCGTCATGAAGATCGTGAACCCGAAGGTCGCCGGGCGCGCGGAGGGCGGCCGGGTGTCCGCCGAGGTGAAGAGGCTCCTCGCCGGCGGCTGA
- a CDS encoding transglycosylase domain-containing protein, with the protein MPKKRSGGGLTTTQQAAKFVGVAVLSGAVLAGIALPAAGALGLAAKGTVEGFDEIPANLKTPPLMQRTKILDNEGGTIATVYSRDRTVVPLEDMSPYLQKAIVAIEDSRFYEHGAVDLKGILRAMNRNVQAGGTAQGASTLTQQYVKNVFVEEAGDDPDKVAQATQQTIGRKVQELKYAIQVEEELGKKKILENYLNITFFGQQAYGVEAASQRYFSKHAKDLKVEEAALLAGLVQSPTLYDPVNNPQTALKRRNTVLQRMADVRDISQADADKAKDVPITLKIKRPRNGCITAVSGAGFFCDYVREVFLTDPVFGETKEERAKVWNQGGLTVRTTLDPQAQESVQDSIKKHVYKSDPVATAVSIVEPGTGRVLGMGQSRPYGFGKDETQINLSVDQKMGGGAGYQPGSTFKPIVAAAALEQGISPTQQYPSPYQMDYPSPVQTCNGPWNDKDVPVENENESEVGPYGMKEATAKSVNTYYVQLISQIGVCPVTKLATKMGVGRADGKKLQQVPSITLGTQEVSPLTMAGAYATFASRGTYCTPVAISSIIGPDKKPMDVPKSKCSRAMSERTADTINTLLKGVVEDGTGTEAGLQNRASAGKTGTTDFRFAAWFVGYTPNLSAAVWVGDPRHDRKMTDITIGGSYYPKVFGGQVPGPIWKDAVTGALDGKPAPGFDTIDIPDPVKDPGKGNGRGGKGDDGKPGDTDPGTGTGTPSGGLPGGNGGDGDGNDGDGGDGGHHGRRGDDGEGDTDGP; encoded by the coding sequence ATGCCAAAGAAGCGCTCGGGCGGGGGTCTCACGACGACCCAGCAGGCCGCCAAGTTCGTCGGTGTCGCAGTGCTTTCGGGGGCCGTGCTCGCGGGTATCGCGCTGCCCGCCGCCGGAGCCCTGGGTCTAGCCGCCAAGGGAACGGTCGAGGGATTCGACGAGATTCCGGCCAATCTCAAGACGCCGCCGCTGATGCAGCGCACCAAGATCCTGGACAACGAGGGCGGCACGATCGCCACGGTCTATTCGCGCGACCGGACCGTCGTACCGCTCGAGGACATGTCCCCGTACCTCCAGAAGGCGATCGTCGCGATCGAGGACTCGCGCTTCTACGAGCACGGGGCCGTGGACCTCAAGGGCATCCTGCGCGCGATGAACCGCAATGTGCAGGCCGGCGGGACGGCCCAGGGCGCGTCGACGCTCACCCAGCAGTACGTGAAGAACGTGTTCGTGGAGGAGGCGGGTGACGACCCGGACAAGGTCGCGCAGGCCACCCAGCAGACGATCGGACGCAAGGTCCAGGAGCTGAAGTACGCCATCCAGGTCGAGGAAGAGCTCGGCAAGAAGAAGATCCTGGAGAACTACCTCAACATCACGTTCTTCGGGCAGCAGGCCTACGGGGTCGAGGCCGCGTCCCAGCGGTACTTCTCCAAGCACGCGAAGGACCTGAAGGTCGAGGAGGCCGCGCTGCTGGCCGGTCTGGTCCAGTCGCCGACCCTCTACGACCCGGTGAACAACCCGCAGACGGCGCTCAAGCGCCGCAACACCGTCCTTCAGCGCATGGCCGATGTGCGGGACATCTCGCAGGCCGACGCGGACAAGGCGAAGGACGTACCGATCACGCTGAAGATCAAGCGGCCGAGGAACGGCTGTATCACCGCTGTCAGCGGGGCCGGTTTCTTCTGCGACTACGTCCGCGAGGTCTTCCTGACCGACCCGGTCTTCGGGGAGACCAAGGAGGAGCGCGCCAAGGTCTGGAACCAGGGCGGCCTCACGGTCCGCACCACGCTGGACCCGCAGGCCCAGGAATCCGTACAGGACTCCATCAAGAAGCACGTCTACAAGTCGGACCCGGTCGCGACGGCCGTCTCGATCGTCGAGCCGGGCACCGGCAGGGTCCTCGGCATGGGGCAGTCGCGGCCGTACGGCTTCGGCAAGGACGAGACCCAGATCAACCTCTCCGTCGACCAGAAGATGGGCGGCGGCGCGGGTTACCAGCCGGGGTCGACGTTCAAGCCGATCGTCGCGGCGGCGGCCCTGGAGCAGGGCATCTCGCCGACGCAGCAGTACCCGTCCCCGTACCAGATGGACTACCCGAGCCCTGTCCAGACCTGTAACGGACCCTGGAACGACAAGGACGTCCCGGTCGAGAACGAGAACGAGTCCGAGGTCGGCCCGTACGGGATGAAGGAAGCGACCGCCAAGTCGGTCAACACCTACTACGTACAGCTGATCAGCCAGATCGGCGTCTGCCCGGTGACCAAGCTGGCGACGAAGATGGGCGTCGGACGGGCCGACGGCAAGAAGCTCCAGCAGGTCCCGTCGATCACCCTGGGCACCCAGGAGGTGTCACCGCTGACGATGGCGGGCGCGTACGCGACGTTCGCCTCCCGCGGCACGTACTGCACCCCCGTCGCGATCAGCTCGATCATCGGTCCGGACAAGAAGCCGATGGACGTCCCGAAGTCGAAGTGCTCACGGGCCATGTCCGAGCGGACCGCCGACACGATCAACACCCTGCTCAAGGGTGTCGTCGAGGACGGTACGGGCACGGAGGCCGGGCTCCAGAACAGGGCCAGCGCGGGCAAGACGGGTACGACGGACTTCCGCTTCGCGGCCTGGTTCGTCGGCTACACCCCGAACCTCTCCGCAGCGGTCTGGGTCGGAGATCCGCGCCACGACCGGAAGATGACGGACATCACCATCGGTGGCTCGTACTACCCCAAGGTCTTCGGTGGCCAGGTCCCCGGGCCGATCTGGAAGGACGCGGTCACCGGGGCGCTGGACGGCAAGCCGGCCCCCGGGTTCGACACGATCGACATCCCCGACCCGGTGAAGGACCCGGGCAAGGGGAACGGCAGGGGCGGGAAGGGCGACGACGGCAAGCCCGGCGACACCGACCCGGGCACCGGTACCGGCACGCCGTCGGGCGGTCTGCCCGGCGGAAACGGCGGTGACGGGGACGGCAACGACGGGGACGGCGGGGACGGCGGCCATCACGGCCGTCGGGGTGACGACGGCGAGGGCGACACGGACGGCCCCTGA
- a CDS encoding WhiB family transcriptional regulator, which yields MGWVTDWSAQAACRTTDPDELFVQGAAQNRAKAVCTGCPVRTECLADALDNRVEFGVWGGMTERERRALLRRRPTVTSWRRLLETARSEYERSTGILPAAVGMEDDVLHETYAAVG from the coding sequence ATGGGCTGGGTAACCGACTGGAGTGCGCAGGCAGCCTGCCGCACTACCGATCCGGATGAACTATTCGTACAAGGGGCAGCGCAGAACAGGGCCAAGGCGGTGTGCACCGGATGTCCGGTGCGGACGGAATGCCTGGCCGACGCGCTGGACAATCGCGTCGAATTCGGCGTGTGGGGCGGAATGACGGAACGGGAGAGGCGCGCGTTGCTGCGTCGTCGGCCCACCGTCACGTCATGGCGACGACTGCTGGAGACCGCACGCAGTGAATACGAGCGGTCGACGGGCATCCTGCCCGCAGCGGTCGGCATGGAGGACGACGTACTGCACGAGACGTACGCCGCGGTGGGTTAG
- a CDS encoding ArsA family ATPase: MTPDTGRGTDASTNAGTGSGSRTGTDASTNAGTGSGSRTGTDKGTGPRAGTDSRTSPGTGTDPRTGTDVSPAPALDSDALLDDPDIRIIVCCGSGGVGKTTTAAALGVRAAERGRKAVVLTIDPARRLAQSMGIDKLDNVPRRVAGINGAAGGELHAMMLDMKRTFDEIVEAHADGERARAILENPFYQSLSAGFAGTQEYMAMEKLGQLRARDEWDLIIVDTPPSRSALDFLDAPKRLGSFLDGKFIKLLMAPAKMGGRAGMKFLNVGMSMMTGTLGKLLGGQFLRDVQTFVAAMDTMFGGFRTRADATYKLLQAPGTAFLVVAAPERDALREAAYFVERLASERMPLAGLVLNRVHSSDAARLSAERALAAAENLEEARIVDQTTGKAELRDPVGPAVVSPEDPTSPGTPVAPASPASGTPTPSAPEVPEEPEASEEPEKSEREVAPPPPDPLPGDAFPADALPGSGEDEESGDLPVELLTAGLLRLHAERMRVVARERRTSDRFTALHPEVAVTEVTALPGDVHDLAGLRSIGDRLAASTAPTGAA, encoded by the coding sequence ATGACACCGGACACCGGCAGAGGCACGGACGCGAGCACGAACGCCGGCACCGGCAGCGGCTCTCGTACGGGTACGGACGCGAGCACGAACGCCGGCACCGGCAGCGGCTCTCGTACGGGTACGGACAAGGGCACAGGCCCTCGTGCGGGTACGGACTCTCGTACGAGCCCAGGCACAGGCACAGACCCCCGTACGGGCACGGATGTGTCCCCCGCCCCCGCGCTGGACAGTGACGCGCTCCTCGACGACCCGGACATCCGGATCATCGTGTGCTGCGGTTCGGGTGGCGTCGGCAAGACCACGACGGCCGCGGCACTCGGCGTCAGGGCGGCCGAACGCGGCCGGAAGGCCGTCGTCCTCACCATCGACCCGGCCCGCAGACTCGCCCAGTCCATGGGCATCGACAAGCTGGACAACGTCCCGCGCCGGGTCGCGGGGATCAACGGCGCGGCGGGCGGCGAACTGCACGCCATGATGCTCGACATGAAGCGGACCTTCGACGAGATCGTCGAGGCGCACGCGGACGGCGAGCGGGCCCGCGCCATCCTGGAGAACCCCTTCTACCAGTCCCTGTCGGCCGGTTTCGCGGGCACGCAGGAGTACATGGCGATGGAGAAGCTGGGCCAGCTGCGGGCGCGCGACGAATGGGACCTGATCATCGTCGACACCCCGCCGTCGCGCTCGGCGCTGGACTTCCTGGACGCGCCGAAACGGCTCGGTTCGTTCCTTGACGGGAAGTTCATCAAGCTGCTGATGGCACCGGCGAAGATGGGCGGCCGGGCCGGGATGAAGTTCCTGAATGTCGGCATGTCGATGATGACCGGAACGCTCGGCAAGCTGCTGGGCGGTCAGTTCCTGCGGGACGTACAGACGTTCGTGGCCGCGATGGACACGATGTTCGGCGGCTTCCGTACCCGGGCCGACGCGACCTACAAGCTGCTCCAGGCGCCTGGTACGGCGTTCCTGGTGGTCGCGGCGCCGGAACGCGACGCGCTGCGTGAGGCGGCTTACTTCGTGGAACGGCTCGCCTCCGAACGGATGCCGCTGGCCGGACTCGTGCTCAACCGGGTCCACAGCAGTGACGCCGCCCGGCTCTCCGCCGAGCGGGCGCTGGCCGCCGCGGAAAATCTTGAGGAAGCCCGCATTGTCGATCAGACGACCGGGAAGGCTGAGCTTCGTGACCCGGTCGGCCCGGCGGTCGTCTCCCCCGAAGACCCCACGTCACCCGGCACACCCGTCGCCCCCGCTTCACCGGCATCCGGAACACCCACGCCATCCGCACCAGAGGTCCCCGAAGAACCCGAAGCATCTGAAGAACCCGAAAAATCCGAACGCGAAGTCGCCCCGCCACCTCCCGACCCCCTCCCCGGCGACGCCTTCCCCGCCGATGCCCTTCCCGGCTCAGGCGAGGACGAGGAGTCCGGCGATCTGCCGGTCGAGCTGCTGACCGCCGGTCTGCTACGACTGCACGCCGAGCGGATGCGGGTCGTCGCACGCGAACGGCGTACGAGCGACCGCTTCACCGCTCTCCACCCCGAGGTGGCCGTGACCGAGGTGACTGCCCTGCCCGGCGACGTCCACGACCTCGCGGGGCTCCGGTCCATCGGGGACCGCCTCGCGGCGAGCACGGCTCCGACCGGAGCCGCGTAA
- a CDS encoding ArsA-related P-loop ATPase, with protein sequence MSRFQVVSGKGGTGKTTVAAALALALATEGRRTLLVEVEGRQGIAQLFESDALPYEERRIATAPGGGEVYALAIDAERALLDYLQMFYKLGSAGRALKKLGAIDFATTVAPGVRDVLLTGKACEAVRRKDKQNRFVYDYVIMDAPPTGRITRFLNVNDEVAGLARIGPIHNQAQAVMRVLKSPETAVHLVTLLEEMPVQETADGIAELRAADLPVGRVIVNMVRPHLLDEDALRTASGGRREEIAKALTRAGVTGSAELVRPLVHQAAEHAQRVGLEREQRTVLAGLGLPTDELPLLGEGMDLAGLYELAAELRKQGAGADLGEGTAS encoded by the coding sequence GTGAGCAGGTTCCAGGTCGTCAGCGGTAAGGGCGGTACCGGTAAGACCACGGTCGCCGCCGCCCTCGCGCTCGCCCTCGCGACCGAGGGCAGGCGCACCCTCCTCGTCGAGGTCGAGGGCAGACAGGGCATCGCCCAGCTCTTCGAGTCGGACGCGCTTCCGTACGAGGAGCGCAGGATCGCCACCGCGCCGGGCGGCGGGGAGGTGTACGCCCTCGCGATCGACGCCGAGCGCGCGCTGCTCGACTACCTCCAGATGTTCTACAAGCTCGGCAGCGCGGGCCGGGCGCTCAAGAAGCTCGGCGCGATCGACTTCGCCACGACGGTCGCCCCGGGGGTGCGGGACGTCCTGCTGACCGGCAAGGCGTGCGAGGCGGTCCGCCGCAAGGACAAGCAGAACCGGTTCGTCTACGACTACGTGATCATGGACGCGCCGCCCACCGGACGCATCACACGCTTCCTGAACGTGAACGACGAGGTGGCCGGGCTGGCCCGGATCGGCCCGATACACAATCAGGCGCAGGCGGTGATGCGGGTCCTGAAGTCCCCCGAGACGGCCGTCCACCTGGTGACGCTGCTGGAGGAGATGCCGGTCCAGGAGACCGCGGACGGCATCGCGGAGCTGCGGGCCGCCGATCTGCCGGTGGGCCGGGTCATCGTGAACATGGTCCGGCCGCATCTGCTGGACGAGGACGCGCTGCGGACCGCTTCGGGCGGTCGGCGCGAGGAGATCGCGAAGGCGTTGACCCGAGCCGGCGTGACCGGTTCGGCGGAGCTGGTACGCCCCCTCGTGCATCAGGCCGCCGAGCACGCCCAGCGGGTCGGACTGGAGCGCGAGCAGCGGACCGTCCTCGCCGGACTGGGACTGCCGACCGATGAGCTCCCCCTCCTCGGCGAGGGCATGGACCTGGCCGGTCTGTACGAACTGGCGGCCGAACTGCGCAAGCAGGGTGCGGGAGCGGATCTGGGGGAAGGGACGGCTTCATGA